A single window of Chlamydiales bacterium DNA harbors:
- a CDS encoding metallophosphoesterase encodes MAVYALSDPHLSFGVPQKSMEVFGPLWKEYAERIEENWRATIRAEDLVLIPGDISWAIYLEDALVDLKWIDKLPGTKLLLRGNHDYWWSSPKKMREVMPSSIHFIQNDVFNWNGISIGGARLWDTEEFSFGPYIDFQENPQAKKRTAEELASKKEEDARLFERELQRLELSLKNLDPHAKTRIALTHYPPISADLKPSRASAILEKYKVEICVFGHLHNLKKGVQMFGEAGGIRYLLTSCDYLDFFPLRVL; translated from the coding sequence ATGGCTGTTTACGCTCTCTCCGATCCCCACCTCTCATTCGGCGTTCCACAAAAATCGATGGAGGTCTTTGGCCCCCTCTGGAAGGAGTATGCCGAGCGCATCGAAGAGAACTGGCGCGCCACGATAAGAGCGGAAGATCTAGTTTTAATTCCTGGAGATATCTCATGGGCCATCTACCTTGAAGACGCTCTGGTCGATCTAAAGTGGATCGATAAACTCCCAGGAACCAAGCTTCTTTTAAGAGGAAATCACGACTACTGGTGGAGCTCTCCCAAGAAGATGAGAGAGGTGATGCCCTCTTCTATCCACTTCATTCAAAATGATGTGTTTAACTGGAATGGGATCTCAATTGGGGGCGCGAGGCTCTGGGACACCGAGGAGTTCAGCTTCGGTCCTTACATCGACTTTCAAGAAAATCCTCAGGCGAAAAAGAGAACGGCGGAAGAGCTTGCAAGTAAAAAGGAGGAGGATGCCAGACTCTTTGAAAGAGAGCTCCAGCGCCTTGAACTGAGCTTGAAAAACCTCGATCCTCATGCAAAAACGCGCATCGCTCTCACTCACTACCCTCCAATTAGCGCAGACCTCAAACCCTCTCGCGCCTCAGCAATCTTAGAAAAGTATAAAGTGGAGATCTGCGTCTTTGGGCATCTTCACAACCTCAAAAAGGGAGTGCAAATGTTCGGAGAAGCGGGCGGCATCCGCTACCTTCTCACCTCTTGCGACTATCTAGATTTTTTTCCCTTGAGAGTTCTCTAA